CGCAGCATCAGCAGCTGTCCGATAAGCTGCCAGAGTATCCTTCAGATGTATCTCGTCCTCACTGAGGTTCTCAGAGTTCCCTCCATAGTTTGAGCTAGTTTGAAGGGAACCACTAGCATTTCCAGCTACGCTCATATCCTTGAATTGTTCTACCAAAGCCTTCTCTGACAGATAAGCTGCTAAGCCATCATACCCCTTCATGGCTGCAAGATCAGCAGCAGTGCATCCACCAGGGTTTTCTGAACTGGGGTCAGTGACCAAGTTTGGCTTTGCCCCCGCAGATAAAAGAACTGCAACCATTTTCTCCCTACACATGGAGACTTTTAGCATTAAGAAAATCTCAGAAGATATAATTCCAATCTCGTCACAGAATGCATTTAAACCATTTTACTCCACGTAAATCAATTTCAGATGCAtgtaaaacaaacattcaCAAAATCAATACGAGCAAGAAGATAAAAATTGTTGACATAAAGCTCAAGCTATCCTGCATGAGCAGAGGATATAGAGTTGGAAAAGTTCTACCATACAAGTATTAAAAGTTAAACAGAACACAGCAAACCTAAGTAGTGATGTAGAAGatatttttgagaaaaatacaatttaaaataataagtgAGCGATAAAACCATACCTTCCACAATAATTAGAATGAAaggttataaataaaaaatattaaaaagaaataatgtCATACCTTCCACAATATGCTGCCCAATGAAGGGCTGTCCATCCACGTCTATCACGAAAGTCTAATGACAAGCCTGACCACAAAAACAAGCGAACAGCCCATGTATATTCTAGAATAGCACATAAATGGATTACTCCTTGGCCATAAGCATCATATTCTTTGGTTGTAGAGCTGTCAACAACTTTCTCCAACAGCCAATCCTTTAATCTGTTCTTCAAAATGAGTTCGAACAGACCATCCTTTGCCAGTGGTAAGGGACTTTTTTTGTCTTCAACTGCCTTCATCAAACATGCCCAGCTATTAGATATGTGCGAGGTTCTGTGGGAAAACTTCTTGGCTTCTTTCAGGGCATTCAGTGATACTTTATTAGATACAATGTTAAGGCTCTTAGATGAAGAGAAAAGCAAATAAGCAAGCCGCATCTGGGCTTGGAACTCTTCCCATTTGTTCTCTTCCGAAGAAATAATTGGATCACTCAAAACAGGAGCACGATATTCGAAGTTTAGTACTAGGCTGATGGGTTTATGGCCATCAATACTCATAAAAAGGTTTACTACTCTGGGTAAATGTGGTGGTACAAAACAGCGATACACCCCAGCCTGAACAATTTCTGCATGAAGACATACGTCGCCACAAATACAGAGTAGATCGGACTTTGCAAGATGTAAATACTCTTGGTGAAAGAAGCCAGTGATTAGAATCTGCAAAAGGATTAGTTAGATGATGAAATTTATGTTGAGCAGTACAACCAGAATATTCAGgttaattaaaacatataaaagaaGGGTCATTCAAAATCAGGACAGATCAACATTTGTCATGCCAAGCTAGAGGCCTGAGAAACAGTTATGAGGGCCACCTTTTTCAACTtcgaaaaatgaaaaacagaagTTCATCTTCCACCAAAAGTCAAGATCCAGTTTCATGTATTTGCCTATTGACTTTataatatttccttttttttttttttctttacagaAGGACTAGAACCTACGATATAATCCTTACCCTGCCCACCCAATCCCAATGTCACCCGAGCCAAGGCCCAAGGGCTTTATTTGTTCTTATTGATgcactaaataaaatatgtagcCCATTTGGATTTAGTTCTAAAAGCACAATACTTCTGAATATTCCTGTACTAATGAACATGCACATTGATCAGATTCCAAATAATTCAATTTACCTGCCACATAAGaatcatttattttgttaaaatttgctttgatattttaatatttcaatATGTCACCGTGATGTTAGGTATATCACATGATTTGATATgcttgaatattttttttttcaactaaTATGAAATAACTTATCATTGTCAGCACAATCAAAGGATGAATATCTCTTCTTAAATACTTAAATATGAGTCGTTAAAGATTTCCTATTGGAATTTGAAGAACAAGATTTCAACTTTATTCATGAAGAACAAAAGGTGGCCATCAACAGTCAACGAATAACATAAACAATAATAAGGGGTGTAAAGCAAAGAGGAAAACCTTTGTTTTTTCGTTTGAAAAGGCCCATGCAGGTGACAGATCAGttatattaaatatttggTGAGGAACAGAAGATTGAAGATGATCAGCTGAAGGAGAAGCAAATGAATTTTGAGCAGCTATAGATGAGGATTCAAGTGCTGGGTCTTCCACTGAGCCTGGAGGGTCTGCCATGACCTGGTTTATCCACCTTCCAAAACTGTCCTGACTATGTAATCCATCATTAACCAAAACGTCCAAGGAATCACAGGTGGTCTTGGCAATAGAATCCCTTATCTGGACATTTGAATTCACATCATACTCCACTGTCGGAACATACGGACTGTCTGGAAGATTGAATTGAACGTCATCACTTCTCGAAGTTGGATTGGTTAAATCACCAAAAGCAGACATTTCAGCTGATATAACGCTGGCTCCCTGCAAATACAAACCATTTATGCAAATGAGTTGCAGCAGAACAATATGCAACGACATACAacacatgaataatataaGAACTAATAAAATGCCAAATGAGTATAAGAaagaataaattgaaaatgtgGAAGGACTAAAATAGATAGAGAGCATAGATTTAGAATTATGAATGATTCTACTTACACCACTTACGAAGCCATTTCCTACGACTTGATTCTGCTGGTCATAGCATGAGACTATGTCTGGCACCCCAAAAGCCCAccacagagagagaataaTGGTTAATACTTTCATCATTTTGGGTTCTGCTCTAGTAATAACTGTTATCTGGTCACTTACCTCCTTTAGAATCATCTGTAATCAGAAGTTCCTCCCATTCAAGTGTATTGATATCATGGAGCCTCTTTTCATGATTCTTAACAGTCAAACCATCACCAGGCTCTGTTGATCATAAAAGAACCAAGGGTAAGAACCTTGTATATCCGTTTTCACTAAAAATAGCAAAAGGAAGTAGCAACTTAActaaacaaggaaaaaaaaattagtaaaacatcaagaagaatgaaaaaacaattcttATCATGATAAGTAATTTATCTTCTAACATCACCAAGCTCCAAATTCTGTTGTGGTTTGCCGAAATGACAGAGACTATtcccaaaacaaatatatatcatgATAATTGgggtatccctcaaataattttatttgagggacaccctttagggtcccctacaattgttttttcaacgatccaaaccgtctatttttcaaatcttcattcatagaccttccttgcaaaaaaatcttgcaaattgaaaatcattaaggcatCTAATTGGGACCAAAATAGATGAACACGATGCTTTAAGAAAAGACTATAATAATAACCATCTAATTGGGTGGTCAAATGGTTTCGGattgaaatgattttttgcaaAGATGATCTTTGATGGAATATCTAAAAACTAGATGGTTCAGAttattgaaatacaatgcatgGTGGAGCctacaagggtgtccctcaaacaAGCTTATTTGGTGGGGCCTACAAGGGTGtttctatatataatataatttatataagtCATCTTGCAGAAAGTTCATATGCAGTCACCTGAAAGTTCATTTTCACCAGCACAAAATGCCGTGTTAGCCCCAGAATCAAGTTCTTCTGATAAAAGCCAAGGAGCAGATGGGTCAGAGACAGAACTAGAATTATTTGAATTCACAGGTGTGACTGGAGAACCCTGCAACTGCATGGTAAGCAAACAACAGCACAATACAAGGTTAGAAGATCTAGTTGGTTATTGAAAAAATGGCACAAAGAATTGGTTCCAGATATTGCCAAGTTCTACCACTTATGCGTGAAGGTATTACCAAGCTCTTTGTTTtatcataaaaataagaaatcaaaGAGTGCCTCATGCAATTTGACAGAAGCCACAGAGTGTACAGTGTATAAAATTAGGATTAAATGTTTGCATCACACCTAATTGCTTTTCGAACAagtttaaattgaaaattgctgaaaattaagaaaacaatATGCATTTCAATATTCTAAGACTGCAAACTCAATAATTCATGCGATGAAAAGGAGCGTCAACATTCTGATTGTGCTTAATCTCGAAGCACATTTAAttaaaagagttatagaaaaacCACCTCTTGTGTTTCACGGTAATGAACAAGGACTATATGTTCTAGACTCCTGCAACACGAATACAACAAAACTTTCAGTAAGACTACTCTTATGCAACAACACTTTCAGGAGTTGATTTTAGGAGATACAGGTATAAAACAATAGGGTCATCAATGGATCCAGATAAACTGTAATTATTACATACTTATCAAGCAGCCAATAACACCTCCGGACAAAGGTTGGGCTATCTTCGCCATGTGCATAGTATACATGAATCCTTTCTTCATTACCAACCTGcaccataaaaaaattgacaaaatttgATGAACTGAGTCAactgaaaataataattccaTAACAAAATAAGCTATAACAATCATGGTGAAAACAAAGAATATGTTGAAACAGACAGCATCATTTGGTACATATAGGACAAAGACACCTTTTCCTTACACCCTGCCACTTTGTTACTTTTGTCTCTCAATCAAAACAGTGACCATTTTAGCAGCAAATTAACcacacacaccaaaaaaaacaaaacaaaaaaaaaaaacagtacttacaataaaggaaaaaaaatccataGACATGAGGCCATTTGTAGGAGGTTGGAGTATGGTGCCAAAAAAAGGGGAACTTTCAACCAAGTTTTGATTAATGAGATTTTGCAGTTGATAAAACtactttcaatttttaaacCATCAAGCACCTCATGGTCCGAGTGGGGATAGCATTTCTCTTCTGCATGTCcatggaaaaggaaaatttccATCAGACAAGTTTCAATGTAACCTTTTCAATAATCAATCTCAATCCCAACTTTGTGGGCTAGTTAAAACAATACTGatattcaaattcttcaattCTTCGAGTCCTGTCTTCTATTAATAACTTGGGGAATCCCAAACATTATGCGGGGCCATCTCTTTTATTTAGTCAGGACATATTATGTCTCCAAGAATTATAAGTTCCAGTCTAGTATAGTCACAGAAAACATTTGATGTTATCATGACAATTACAAAACTTAGAAGATAAGGCTGGAAGTGTTGGGAAAACACCATAAATTCACTGAGAAAAAATTAGTCACGGAAATATAGTTGATGCCACAAATAACACCTtagagaagggaaaaaaaaatgaacaggGAACACTCACTTTCAAGTGTTCATGGGCTTCTTTAACTGTCTTCccatcctttttcttcttccagtTATGACCATCTTTCCTGAAGTTTCTAAGCATCTTACGGTCAAACAATACAATAGTGCCACCTGTGACATTTagaaaaattaccaaaatgtACAACACAACAGTTTCAGTATTTACATATCTCCTGTCAAAGTTAACACTGGCAGAAGCTGTATACTGTGTGCAAAACTGCCTTAGGCAGTGGAAGTATATTTCATGATAATGATTGTGTCTTGACTAAATAACAGTTTAATATATGTCTGACCTCATATGCAAATTGTTTTCATCTCATCACACACACATAAATGGTGAATTCTCAATTCATCAAGCTTCACGAGGACAGCATTTAATACTCACACTTATAAGAAAACTTATACCATAAGTTATCTGTAGAAACATTTTCAAGTGAATACAAGAAAGCTACTGCAAATAAAGTTGTAAGTTTCATCATGAGTTAACAATAGGAATAGTTGGTGAAATCGGATGGGGATGAAGTTGTGGTGGGGGAAAAATAATTCAACCACATGATATAATTTTCTTACAACTAACTGTAACAGATATTTACTTTTGGGCAAGTTCACTGGCTTGACATAAATGGTGAAATACTTGTAATTGTAGAGTATTGCATGAATTTCATTTGGGCGGAGCCATCTTGATTTGGCTTCCTCCATAATAGTCCCAACATCCAAATCTGTGCGTGAAACAGAACCcccaataagaaaaataaccaTGTGAAATTTTACAATCTGATCAACAATCCACAGTCATAATTAGAATAGCAATAAGAACCAATACAGGCACGTAGTGACTAGAAAAATTTAACACAGGAAAACAAAGTCCGATCCAACCATCTGAACTGTACCGATATGATACCTTATCTATGTCATTTTATCTGTCCTCGTCTTATCCTTTGTTCCCAGGGCAACGTCACTCTTAAGCCTTTAAACTATCACAACTTTGCAATAGTAAAATCTAGTTTCACATTATTATTTGGCATCACAAGGCTGGCGACTTGGGAACAAATCATCCTGAGCTTTCATTCTACAAGCTCAACCAGCAACTTTGCAATTGTTACTACTACTTATCAATAAAGACAAGAAAGGAGGTTCTGTCCTTCTTGGCATTTTACATGCGTCGTTTCCTGCTCGCTTAAAATTAGCACATAAAACTACTTTTGATACCTCTTACTCATGCCAAATTCGCTTCTGGATTCACTAAAAGCACTTCCTAAATGAAAATCCAAGCTCGATGTTCTTGTTTGCTTCCATTGAACGCGTAAAttagttttgaaaaaaaatgatcATCCAAAGCCAAAATTCACTTTCTTCAACAAGCAAACCAAAAAACTTTCCATTACAGGCCAAATTATACATACACAAAACCAAATAACAATTTATCTtttaacatataaaaaaaaaagggacttCGTCCGTACCTTGCATTGTATGGAATCCATGAATCTCTGAACCCCCGAGCTGCTTTTCCATGGTCAATAAAACCACCAAGAAACCCCCAGAATGAAGAATTCTCTCACTCAAAAGCTTAAACCCATGAAAACCTAAACCCAACAGAAAATTAAGCAATAATttctcaaaatcaaaacaaaaacgatcaaaatcaaaacaataacAAACTGAAATTACCTCAACAAAATCCAAGTGAAGGAGAAACGTCGGGAGCTCTAAACAGTCTTCTTCTAGCCCAGAAGCCTTCTATGATTCTCAGttttttaataacattaaAGGCACCAGACGAAAGCAGCTGACTAATAAACAATTCTAAAAGGCAGGTCTTTTCGGCTTTTGCTGATTTAGAAAATGAAACTggtaaataaaagaaaaatgtacagGACAGGTCAGCTGCTCATCAATGCGGGTGGGTTTCTTCTGCTGGGGGTCGCAGGATAACAATTCTGCCAAGGTGGATATCGGCCGTCCATTTATTCATATGCGTCAGATCTTTACCTCTGATTTAGACAATTGTTCCAtgcatggtttttttttccctgaaCTAGATTTATTTTTCGTTGATTAAAGTAGTTTAGAATGTGacattcaaaagaaaaaagtcacCGAGGTATTTGAAATGTGCTATGACAGTCCCCCAAATACGCAACTGATTTCTAACCGTCAAGTCATATGAAATTCAACATGCTAAATTCCTGATTTTTAACGTAGGGGTGGGTGCTGCTGAAGTTAGtcctccttttttgtttttgttttttgtttttttatatatggaTGCTGGTAAAATCCGATATCCGATGTCTGTCGGAACACTACCATGTATATGTCTTGTCTTAACACAACGTACCAACCTTTAGTGCCAAATTGCTGGTGGCGCCGTAGCCTTTTCAAACCAAAGCACACGATCACACCATAATCATAATAATTGTTAGAACTATGTAAAACTACTGACTGAATTATCTCCTCCATCATATTAGTCCCCACACTTGCCCCACCGACAGTGCATCTCATCTCATTAGAAGGGCACGTACTAGGTTTAGGTCAAATACGTGTCACACTCACAAGGCAATGGCTGGATAGATATGATTTAGGTGATTGTTCCATTCCATGCATGGTTTTCCGAGTAGAGGTGGGTTCGAACCTCTATAACTCCAACCAAACCCAAACCTAAGAGCACATTGTAGTCTTGCATAAGAAATAGATGACAAAGAACTATTAGTTTATTTAAGCGAAATAGATTTAGAGTTCACAAGGTTGGGTTTGGCTGAATTCGGACTATGACAAATAAGGACGGAATAAGGAATTTTTCAACGGATAAGCTAGTAAAAGTTAATAACTTtatataagaatttttgtaaaaatattaCTTGAACTTATAcatcaatttcaatttatcATCTTAAAgcaaaatttaagagaaatatcactttaatttttcaaaattcatgatttgtcATATGACTTTAACattattcaatttttcatCCATTTTCAAGGATATTTTAGTCTTCCAATATGTAAACCCTTTGTGAAGCTCCTTTTtcgaacaaaaaaattcagagaAGACGAGCAATACTTTTACGCCTGAAAACACTTAGAGTTTAGGGTTTCGAATTTGTTTTGGTTGAGGAATCTCTGTGAGTTGTCCAGTTCTAGTGACTTTGGCATTGATGGCGACTCTACGCTAGAGTCACAAGGACCCTCCAAACTACGGTACAACTTTGCTTTCTACTTGGAACCCTCCAAATTAGGATTATGTTTTGAAGTGCTGTACCTTGTAAACGGGTCGTGCTAACGGGTTTTGGGTCGTATTCATGTCAATCCGTTAACTCAACTCATTAAGTTAACGGGTGACAAATACTAGATCCAAACACAACCTGTTATAATTCGCGAATATCTGACACGACTCGTTAAGAATAAAgcaggaaggaaaaaaaacacaccgAGATTAGCCATCAACCCCTTATCTCTGTCCTCTCCCCAAAATATCCATCTCATAaacaccacaaccaccactcAAAACCCCAACCCACATGGACGGACAGTGAAGACTTCTTCACTGGTTCTCTCAACTTTTACatccaaagaaaagaaatttggattctaaaaagagagagaaggacaTGTACTCGTGAGAAGGAAACatggagagaagagagaatgaaataaatataaataaagaagacGAAAACTTGGGAAATagtaagaagaagaaaaaaaaaatagagaggaagaagaaactgTGCCacggaaagaagaagaagaaaacaagaagagtaaagatagagagaggatgaaaaaaataaataaataaacaaaaacaaaaagcaaagtGAAGACAGAGAGATTCagtgagagagaagaagaataattttaaaaaaacaaagtggAGCTAGGTgggtgttttaaaaaaaaaatgaattgtgATACAAAATTACCCTTCTTAACTGGTGGATAGTGAATATTCGTGAATGGACGGCTAATGGGTTCATCCGTTTTCAACCAGACCTATTAAGCTCAACCTAAATACTGATAATTTCGTGCGAATTCGTGTCGTGTTAACGGTTCGTGTGCAACATTGCGAGGTCTAGTGCTGTAGCTTTGTGGCCTTGGTACAAATTGTAGACTTGGTCATGTTTTGAACCTATTTTGTGAACTCATTTTgcctatttttgttttgtatatcATTTTCGAGATGATGTCTtttgtcaatttctttctcaaatttgaattagtGCCTTTGATTATttccctttaaaaaaaattgagaccATAAAGTTTGAGTGTTGTTCTGGAGTAAAAGTCTTGCTTCATGGGGTTTTAACTCctttttcttcaccaaaaatAGCTTAAAAGAGGGTTTACATaacttatatatttatatatattgttttcatATTGGAAAGACTAAATACCCTTGAAAATAGATGGAAAATTGAATGGTGTTAAAGTTAGAtgacaaatcatggattttgaaaaattaaggtgacatttctcttaaatttttctttgaagtaacaaattgaaacttgtCAGGTGACATTTCTTAAAAAATCCCTAAAATCTAATgatcaatttttttggtacttacaatttctatagtctttctagaaataaaagtaaacattaaatcatataaaccacGTTAGTTCATACCTCCATTGACTAATTTCCAAAAAGCATCATCATAAAtcaaatacatattaaatgtAACTGAAAAACACAtataatcaaaatgaaaatatgttcAACAGAATTAAAAGTGTATTTTTATTGCTTGCCTGCaactaaattcataaagaATTAGACTTTTAAGGCTTTAATAAGTTAACATATGTTAGGCTAATATTCAAAACAAGTTAAATATAtaggtttgattttttttcccccctcaAAAACCACACTATCCCTTTAGTGTGATTCCGTTGGTTGTGACAAAATGTGTTACGCCTAGTTGGCTAGAGCATTGTGTGCATTGCTACAATGACTTGTTCATGAGTACGTAAGTAATTTCTTATTGTTGATGTATATGGAGCATGACATCTTATCAATCGTTAAAAACTGATCAAGACAACCATATATGTCTTAATTCAACGTACCGACGTGTGGTGCTAAATTGTCGGTGACGCCATACCTTGTGTATTTTTTTGACCACTTTATAGCTTAGTCTGAAGACACAACTTTTTTCTCGTTGTCCTTTGAAACCAAAGCTCACGACCGCCACATAATAATAAGAATAGTTAGAACAGTGGCCCAACTTATTGATGTCTCCTTCATAGTTCCCACGCTTGTCCCACCGGTGTTGCATATTAGACAAGCTTCGTACTAGGTTTAGATAGATAT
The window above is part of the Prunus dulcis chromosome 1, ALMONDv2, whole genome shotgun sequence genome. Proteins encoded here:
- the LOC117637799 gene encoding calmodulin-binding transcription activator 5 isoform X1, translated to MEKQLGGSEIHGFHTMQDLDVGTIMEEAKSRWLRPNEIHAILYNYKYFTIYVKPVNLPKSGTIVLFDRKMLRNFRKDGHNWKKKKDGKTVKEAHEHLKVGNEERIHVYYAHGEDSPTFVRRCYWLLDKSLEHIVLVHYRETQELQGSPVTPVNSNNSSSVSDPSAPWLLSEELDSGANTAFCAGENELSEPGDGLTVKNHEKRLHDINTLEWEELLITDDSKGDIVSCYDQQNQVVGNGFVSGGASVISAEMSAFGDLTNPTSRSDDVQFNLPDSPYVPTVEYDVNSNVQIRDSIAKTTCDSLDVLVNDGLHSQDSFGRWINQVMADPPGSVEDPALESSSIAAQNSFASPSADHLQSSVPHQIFNITDLSPAWAFSNEKTKILITGFFHQEYLHLAKSDLLCICGDVCLHAEIVQAGVYRCFVPPHLPRVVNLFMSIDGHKPISLVLNFEYRAPVLSDPIISSEENKWEEFQAQMRLAYLLFSSSKSLNIVSNKVSLNALKEAKKFSHRTSHISNSWACLMKAVEDKKSPLPLAKDGLFELILKNRLKDWLLEKVVDSSTTKEYDAYGQGVIHLCAILEYTWAVRLFLWSGLSLDFRDRRGWTALHWAAYCGREKMVAVLLSAGAKPNLVTDPSSENPGGCTAADLAAMKGYDGLAAYLSEKALVEQFKDMSVAGNASGSLQTSSNYGGNSENLSEDEIHLKDTLAAYRTAADAAARIQAAFRENSLKLKAKAVQYSTPEAEARGIIAALKIQHAFRNYDTRKKIKAAARIQYRFRTWKMRQEFLSLRRQAIKIQAAFRGFQVRRQYRKVLWSVGVLEKAVLRWRMKRRGLRGLNVAPVEVDVDQKQESDTEEDFYRASRKQAEERVERSVIRVQAMFRSKKAQEEYSRMKLTHNEAKLEFEELLDPDSNMDS
- the LOC117637799 gene encoding calmodulin-binding transcription activator 5 isoform X4, giving the protein MEKQLGGSEIHGFHTMQGGTIVLFDRKMLRNFRKDGHNWKKKKDGKTVKEAHEHLKVGNEERIHVYYAHGEDSPTFVRRCYWLLDKSLEHIVLVHYRETQELQGSPVTPVNSNNSSSVSDPSAPWLLSEELDSGANTAFCAGENELSEPGDGLTVKNHEKRLHDINTLEWEELLITDDSKGDIVSCYDQQNQVVGNGFVSGGASVISAEMSAFGDLTNPTSRSDDVQFNLPDSPYVPTVEYDVNSNVQIRDSIAKTTCDSLDVLVNDGLHSQDSFGRWINQVMADPPGSVEDPALESSSIAAQNSFASPSADHLQSSVPHQIFNITDLSPAWAFSNEKTKILITGFFHQEYLHLAKSDLLCICGDVCLHAEIVQAGVYRCFVPPHLPRVVNLFMSIDGHKPISLVLNFEYRAPVLSDPIISSEENKWEEFQAQMRLAYLLFSSSKSLNIVSNKVSLNALKEAKKFSHRTSHISNSWACLMKAVEDKKSPLPLAKDGLFELILKNRLKDWLLEKVVDSSTTKEYDAYGQGVIHLCAILEYTWAVRLFLWSGLSLDFRDRRGWTALHWAAYCGREKMVAVLLSAGAKPNLVTDPSSENPGGCTAADLAAMKGYDGLAAYLSEKALVEQFKDMSVAGNASGSLQTSSNYGGNSENLSEDEIHLKDTLAAYRTAADAAARIQAAFRENSLKLKAKAVQYSTPEAEARGIIAALKIQHAFRNYDTRKKIKAAARIQYRFRTWKMRQEFLSLRRQAIKIQAAFRGFQVRRQYRKVLWSVGVLEKAVLRWRMKRRGLRGLNVAPVEVDVDQKQESDTEEDFYRASRKQAEERVERSVIRVQAMFRSKKAQEEYSRMKLTHNEAKLEFEELLDPDSNMDS
- the LOC117637799 gene encoding calmodulin-binding transcription activator 5 isoform X2 — encoded protein: MEKQLGGSEIHGFHTMQDLDVGTIMEEAKSRWLRPNEIHAILYNYKYFTIYVKPVNLPKSGTIVLFDRKMLRNFRKDGHNWKKKKDGKTVKEAHEHLKVGNEERIHVYYAHGEDSPTFVRRCYWLLDKSLEHIVLVHYRETQEGSPVTPVNSNNSSSVSDPSAPWLLSEELDSGANTAFCAGENELSEPGDGLTVKNHEKRLHDINTLEWEELLITDDSKGDIVSCYDQQNQVVGNGFVSGGASVISAEMSAFGDLTNPTSRSDDVQFNLPDSPYVPTVEYDVNSNVQIRDSIAKTTCDSLDVLVNDGLHSQDSFGRWINQVMADPPGSVEDPALESSSIAAQNSFASPSADHLQSSVPHQIFNITDLSPAWAFSNEKTKILITGFFHQEYLHLAKSDLLCICGDVCLHAEIVQAGVYRCFVPPHLPRVVNLFMSIDGHKPISLVLNFEYRAPVLSDPIISSEENKWEEFQAQMRLAYLLFSSSKSLNIVSNKVSLNALKEAKKFSHRTSHISNSWACLMKAVEDKKSPLPLAKDGLFELILKNRLKDWLLEKVVDSSTTKEYDAYGQGVIHLCAILEYTWAVRLFLWSGLSLDFRDRRGWTALHWAAYCGREKMVAVLLSAGAKPNLVTDPSSENPGGCTAADLAAMKGYDGLAAYLSEKALVEQFKDMSVAGNASGSLQTSSNYGGNSENLSEDEIHLKDTLAAYRTAADAAARIQAAFRENSLKLKAKAVQYSTPEAEARGIIAALKIQHAFRNYDTRKKIKAAARIQYRFRTWKMRQEFLSLRRQAIKIQAAFRGFQVRRQYRKVLWSVGVLEKAVLRWRMKRRGLRGLNVAPVEVDVDQKQESDTEEDFYRASRKQAEERVERSVIRVQAMFRSKKAQEEYSRMKLTHNEAKLEFEELLDPDSNMDS
- the LOC117637799 gene encoding calmodulin-binding transcription activator 5 isoform X3, with the translated sequence MEKQLGGSEIHGFHTMQDLDVGTIMEEAKSRWLRPNEIHAILYNYKYFTIYVKPVNLPKSGTIVLFDRKMLRNFRKDGHNWKKKKDGKTVKEAHEHLKVGNEERIHVYYAHGEDSPTFVRRCYWLLDKSLEHIVLVHYRETQELQGSPVTPVNSNNSSSVSDPSAPWLLSEELDSGANTAFCAGENELSEPGDGLTVKNHEKRLHDINTLEWEELLITDDSKGDIVSCYDQQNQVVGNGFGASVISAEMSAFGDLTNPTSRSDDVQFNLPDSPYVPTVEYDVNSNVQIRDSIAKTTCDSLDVLVNDGLHSQDSFGRWINQVMADPPGSVEDPALESSSIAAQNSFASPSADHLQSSVPHQIFNITDLSPAWAFSNEKTKILITGFFHQEYLHLAKSDLLCICGDVCLHAEIVQAGVYRCFVPPHLPRVVNLFMSIDGHKPISLVLNFEYRAPVLSDPIISSEENKWEEFQAQMRLAYLLFSSSKSLNIVSNKVSLNALKEAKKFSHRTSHISNSWACLMKAVEDKKSPLPLAKDGLFELILKNRLKDWLLEKVVDSSTTKEYDAYGQGVIHLCAILEYTWAVRLFLWSGLSLDFRDRRGWTALHWAAYCGREKMVAVLLSAGAKPNLVTDPSSENPGGCTAADLAAMKGYDGLAAYLSEKALVEQFKDMSVAGNASGSLQTSSNYGGNSENLSEDEIHLKDTLAAYRTAADAAARIQAAFRENSLKLKAKAVQYSTPEAEARGIIAALKIQHAFRNYDTRKKIKAAARIQYRFRTWKMRQEFLSLRRQAIKIQAAFRGFQVRRQYRKVLWSVGVLEKAVLRWRMKRRGLRGLNVAPVEVDVDQKQESDTEEDFYRASRKQAEERVERSVIRVQAMFRSKKAQEEYSRMKLTHNEAKLEFEELLDPDSNMDS